From Argopecten irradians isolate NY chromosome 2, Ai_NY, whole genome shotgun sequence, the proteins below share one genomic window:
- the LOC138316295 gene encoding uncharacterized protein isoform X5 encodes MLNFRQYLRANGGGNVSGPVLPNLFNTTGGMVHPSSTPIVQLSQNGSIISTPVSQPLTVCPSHLQNGNITDQPNQRNFIENSPQVTFEPAAQLEGDATNDVGALVQTQDLAQQAAQLSGVAESDLQNVSMETDNQPSDLDTVHYSVNVVNINQSANPDGVRQMLQIPNTSEDNLGQPEGQKFGKFSGKTVIARGAKTHCSSSKNTSKSPFVSKTTGSATKSSGTPHKGRTPPVKKFKCHYDDKCTFSSAYLKDLERHFRTHTGEKPFSCKYCDRSFSRVDKLHLHMRAHTGDKPYKCKFCNYSAVDNSSLRKHAIVHTDERPHKCQVCPYACRTASQLTVHLRTHTGDSPFPCPFCPAKFKIKSDLRRHLRVHTGEKPYQCSKCDAKCATKGNLASHDRVHHSSENQMKCTVCDFSTSSKRSYKEHIKGHEPDDPDCVCHVCHYKCSNREVLRSHLARHEKEKSYNCMHCYFSTNHKANLTLHIKRRHMQIEPNMTNPKGRRTKSTEVKASGLSGKFSKAFTCHLCPESFVRKDSLRSHVRLHEEMANSTLTTALTVLKLQQPVINASSSSGHNRVSQHSKDSEGLVEGDNDMDHKGQGQVNRSYGTDTILVNPETNDQDENGRYEEVVYDNASPSHIGEGQANVTQELGQDKLEYHREELHHQNMDIMNTQAPELSQIVSSGYNTSSVRLPASMESTVITLDMRTLSSDDITIVEPQGIAEARKMLLHRQAQDQQQIRSTQEKDVVLSNQQMYQQLRVSDHDEASDVNRSETADSSDSHLTKREVIERRNCSSDSDGYRRDIYISPLEQKISRDGNISEAENNRCLVQNVTECQDSAVSEHVHFQPQTIPSIQLVQNISFPVIRHPAGLILPPVNGQSLSQFVGRTVQPGEITAMQQAEISTLPHGHLATSQLGEADMLPQNINCLQQKSVASPEGINAMQQRSLDMLQQGDVNVSQERGITTLQPGEVTNPLSLNAQLQDGDTHLTVPIQVLPQQTSSPGFQMIGGGVPQMMSTTGSGLQFVLPTTDNSSTAGQKLVTTTGRQTGTHPTINDNERPASRINDQESSVSRDQISEVSPGRVTVASNLPQTGSSGDDLESIIGQKVPGNKRVIIPMSVHQTISLVHNSPLESQILQTGNAVSSLPMVSPTLQTTTSVPPVVTQLLHPGVPAPSSPVVSRALPTGNLLQALPMVPQVLQTARHITMSPEVPVSNGGPQRSMVSQMDSIVSPGSQDLVSIPVNFIRVPHMETLPELPEQTTKALRHPEK; translated from the exons ATGCTGAACTTTAGACAGTACCTCCGGGCTAATGGTGGAGGTAATGTTAGTG GGCCTGTACTTCCTAACCTATTTAATACCACAGGAGGAATGGTGCACCCCTCTAGTACTCCAATAGTACAACTCAGTCAGAACGGCTCCATCATTTCCACTCCAGTCAGCCAACCCCTAACTGTGTGTCCATCTCACTTACAAAATGGCAACATAACTGATCAGCCTAATCAAAGAAATTTCATTGAGAATTCTCCACAAGTGACCTTTGAACCTGCTGCCCAGTTAGAAGGGGATGCAACTAATGATGTTGGAGCTCTAGTCCAGACACAGGACTTGGCACAGCAGGCAGCGCAGCTATCGGGAGTGGCAGAGAGTGACCTTCAAAatgtttccatggaaactgATAACCAACCAAGTGACCTTGACACTGTACATTATTCTGTAAATGTTGTCAATATTAACCAGTCAGCTAATCCTGATGGAGTGAGACAGATGCTACAGATACCCAACACAAGTGAGGACAACCTAGGGCAGCCAGAGGGGCAAAAGTTTGGCAAGTTTAGTGGAAAGACTGTGATTGCAAGAGGAGCTAAAACGCACTGCTCCTCCAGCAAAAACACATCCAAATCTCCCTTTGTATCAAAGACAACAG GATCTGCGACTAAATCTTCTGGAACTCCACACAAGGGTCGTACACCACCTGTAAAGAAGTTCAAATGTCATTATGATGATAAGTGTACTTTCTCCTCGGCATATTTGAAAGATCTGGAACGCCACTTTAGGACGCACACTGGAGAGAAACCTTTTTCTTGTAAATACTGTGATCGGTCGTTCAGTAGAGTGGACAAGCTTCATCTTCACATGAGGGCTCATACTGGTGACAAGCCTTACAAATGCAAATTCT GTAACTACAGTGCTGTGGACAACAGTAGTCTTCGTAAACATGCGATTGTCCACACGGATGAGAGACCTCACAA GTGTCAGGTGTGTCCCTATGCGTGCCGTACCGCCAGTCAGTTGACTGTCCACCTGCGTACACACACTGGTGACAGTCCATTCCCGTGTCCGTTCTGTCCTGCTAAGTTTAAGATCAAGTCTGACCTTCGGCGCCACCTACGTGTACACACCGGTGAAAAGCCATACCAATGTTCCAAGTGTGATGCCAAGTGTGCCACGAAAG GTAACTTGGCCAGCCATGATCGTGTACATCACTCCTCCGAGAACCAGATGAAGTGTACAGTGTGTGATTTCTCCACATCATCAAAGAGAAGTTATAAAGAACACATTAAGGGCCATGAACCTGACGACCCAGACTGTGTGTGCCACGTGTGCCACTACAAGTGTTCCAACAGAGAGGTGCTCCGTAGCCACCTCGCCCGACACGAGAAGGAGAAAAGCTACAACTGCATGCATTGTTATTTTTCAACCAATCACAAGGCTAATTTGACTCTCCATATAAAACGTAGACACATGCAAATCGAGCCAAATATGACCAACCCAAAGGGCAGACGTACAAAGTCAACAGAAGTGAAGGCTTCAGGATTATCAGGAAAATTTTCTAAGGCTTTCACCTGTCACCTTTGCCCTGAATCATTTGTGAGGAAAGATTCTCTAAGAAGCCATGTCAGACTTCATGAAGAAATGGCCAATTCAACACTCACCACAGCTTTGACTGTGCTGAAACTGCAACAGCCTGTGATCAACGCCTCATCATCTAGTGGTCACAACCGAGTCAGCCAGCACAGCAAGGACTCTGAAGGATTGGTGGAGGGAGATAATGATATGGACCACAAAGGTCAAGGGCAGGTTAATAGGTCTTATGGGACAGACACTATACTGGTAAACCCTGAAACTAATGATCAAGATGAAAATGGGAGATATGAGGAAGTAGTGTATGACAATGCTTCTCCGTCACATATAGGGGAAGGTCAGGCCAATGTTACACAGGAGCTAGGACAAGATAAATTGGAATACCACAGAGAGGAACTGCACCATCAGAACATGGATATAATGAATACACAAGCACCAGAACTTAGTCAGATTGTATCTTCAGGTTACAATACATCTTCTGTGAGGTTGCCAGCCTCTATGGAGTCGACAGTGATAACGCTTGACATGCGAACCTTGTCTTCAGATGATATCACTATCGTAGAACCACAAGGTATAGCGGAGGCACGGAAGATGCTGTTACATAGACAGGCCCAGGATCAACAACAGATCAGGTCAACACAGGAAAAAGATGTTGTCTTGTCAAATCAGCAGATGTATCAACAGCTGAGGGTATCGGACCATGATGAGGCAAGTGATGTGAATAGATCAGAAACAGCAGATAGCTCCGATAGTCATCTAACTAAAAGAGAAGTGATAGAGAGACGGAACTGCAGTTCAGATAGTGACGGCTACAGaagagatatatatatttctcctTTAGAGCAAAAGATTTCAAGGGATGGAAATATATCCGAGGCTGAAAACAACAGATGCTTGGTACAGAATGTAACGGAGTGTCAAGATTCAGCGGTGTCAGAACATGTTCATTTCCAGCCTCAGACAATTCCAAGCATACAACTTGTTCAGAACATATCTTTTCCTGTAATTCGTCATCCTGCAGGCTTGATACTTCCTCCAGTAAATGGGCAGTCCCTTAGTCAGTTTGTGGGGAGAACCGTTCagccaggggagataactgccATGCAACAAGCAGAAATATCTACCCTCCCTCATGGGCATCTAGCCACATCTCAACTAGGCGAAGCTGACATGCTGccacaaaatataaattgtctTCAACAAAAATCTGTAGCATCTCCAGAAGGCATAAATGCAATGCAACAGAGGAGCTTAGATATGCTGCAGCAAGGGGACGTTAATGTTAGTCAAGAAAGGGGGATAACCACTCTTCAGCCAGGGGAGGTAACAAATCCTCTATCTCTCAATGCTCAGTTGCAGGATGGAGACACCCACTTGACTGTACCAATACAAGTCTTGCCTCAACAGACTAGTAGCCCGGGTTTCCAGATGATAGGAGGTGGTGTGCCTCAGATGATGAGTACAACAGGAAGTGGTCTACAGTTTGTCCTACCAACAACTGACAACAGCAGCACAGCTGGTCAAAAACTGGTGACTACTACTGGTAGGCAGACAGGAACTCATCCCACAATCAATGACAATGAACGGCCAGCCAGTAGGATAAATGATCAAGAATCTAGTGTCAGCAGAGATCAAATTTCTGAGGTGTCTCCAGGGCGGGTTACAGTCGCTTCTAACCTTCCACAAACTGGCAGCAGTGGCGATGATTTGGAGAGTATAATTGGTCAGAAAGTTCCTGGTAACAAGAGAGTCATAATTCCAATGTCAGTACACCAGACAATTAGTCTCGTTCATAACTCTCCTCTTGAGTCACAAATCCTTCAGACAGGGAATGCTGTTTCAAGCTTACCAATGGTGTCACCAACTTTACAAACTACAACCTCAGTTCCTCCTGTTGTAACACAGCTATTACATCCAGGAGTCCCAGCCCCTTCCTCTCCTGTAGTATCAAGGGCGCTCCCAACAGGAAACCTACTCCAGGCCCTGCCAATGGTACCACAGGTATTACAGACGGCGAGACACATTACCATGTCGCCTGAAGTGCCAGTAAGTAACGGCGGCCCTCAACGTTCTATGGTGTCTCAGATGGATAGCATTGTCTCCCCTGGTAGCCAGGACCTGGTGTCGATACCTGTGAATTTCATACGAGTGCCTCATATGG AAACATTGCCAGAATTACCCGAGCAGACAACAAAAGCACTAAGACATCCAGAGAAATGA
- the LOC138316295 gene encoding uncharacterized protein isoform X2: MSADDITDIHICGACRTEFHNVDLFLLHKRLSCPAVLQSAVTGTVPTHKDGGVASDPDHQQIPPPRVNSSMVTSSIGTTMGIQVQSPVMAPTHPSDGIQSTFMITPPQGHEYIQTNQRPALVQTANQNKADSQIILTEKGELLVVHTAPPDGIDQNEIGPQSQVMLNFIQYLRANGGGPVLPNLFNTTGGMVHPSSTPIVQLSQNGSIISTPVSQPLTVCPSHLQNGNITDQPNQRNFIENSPQVTFEPAAQLEGDATNDVGALVQTQDLAQQAAQLSGVAESDLQNVSMETDNQPSDLDTVHYSVNVVNINQSANPDGVRQMLQIPNTSEDNLGQPEGQKFGKFSGKTVIARGAKTHCSSSKNTSKSPFVSKTTGSATKSSGTPHKGRTPPVKKFKCHYDDKCTFSSAYLKDLERHFRTHTGEKPFSCKYCDRSFSRVDKLHLHMRAHTGDKPYKCKFCNYSAVDNSSLRKHAIVHTDERPHKCQVCPYACRTASQLTVHLRTHTGDSPFPCPFCPAKFKIKSDLRRHLRVHTGEKPYQCSKCDAKCATKGNLASHDRVHHSSENQMKCTVCDFSTSSKRSYKEHIKGHEPDDPDCVCHVCHYKCSNREVLRSHLARHEKEKSYNCMHCYFSTNHKANLTLHIKRRHMQIEPNMTNPKGRRTKSTEVKASGLSGKFSKAFTCHLCPESFVRKDSLRSHVRLHEEMANSTLTTALTVLKLQQPVINASSSSGHNRVSQHSKDSEGLVEGDNDMDHKGQGQVNRSYGTDTILVNPETNDQDENGRYEEVVYDNASPSHIGEGQANVTQELGQDKLEYHREELHHQNMDIMNTQAPELSQIVSSGYNTSSVRLPASMESTVITLDMRTLSSDDITIVEPQGIAEARKMLLHRQAQDQQQIRSTQEKDVVLSNQQMYQQLRVSDHDEASDVNRSETADSSDSHLTKREVIERRNCSSDSDGYRRDIYISPLEQKISRDGNISEAENNRCLVQNVTECQDSAVSEHVHFQPQTIPSIQLVQNISFPVIRHPAGLILPPVNGQSLSQFVGRTVQPGEITAMQQAEISTLPHGHLATSQLGEADMLPQNINCLQQKSVASPEGINAMQQRSLDMLQQGDVNVSQERGITTLQPGEVTNPLSLNAQLQDGDTHLTVPIQVLPQQTSSPGFQMIGGGVPQMMSTTGSGLQFVLPTTDNSSTAGQKLVTTTGRQTGTHPTINDNERPASRINDQESSVSRDQISEVSPGRVTVASNLPQTGSSGDDLESIIGQKVPGNKRVIIPMSVHQTISLVHNSPLESQILQTGNAVSSLPMVSPTLQTTTSVPPVVTQLLHPGVPAPSSPVVSRALPTGNLLQALPMVPQVLQTARHITMSPEVPVSNGGPQRSMVSQMDSIVSPGSQDLVSIPVNFIRVPHMETLPELPEQTTKALRHPEK, encoded by the exons TGTCTGCTGATGACATCACTGACATCCACATTTGTGGTGCATGTCGGACAGAGTTTCATAATGTGGATCTCTTCCTGCTCCACAAGCGACTGTCGTGCCCTGCTGTACTGCAGTCTGCAGTGACTGGAACTGTACCTACTCACAAAGATGGTGGAGTAGCATCAGACCCTGACCACCAACAG ATTCCTCCACCCAGAGTTAACAGTTCAATGGTAACATCGTCAATAGGTACAACCATGGGTATCCAGGTCCAATCACCAGTCATGGCACCAACACATCCTAGTGACGGAATTCAATCCACATTCATGATCACACCACCACAGGGGCACGAGTACATACAGACCAATCAGAGGCCAGCTTTAGTTCAGACAGCCAATCAAAACAAAGCTGACTCTCAGATTATCCTGACAGAGAAAGGAGAGCTCCTTGTTGTACATACAGCACCACCTGATGGAATTGATCAAAACGAGATAGGACCGCAGAGCCAAGTCATGCTGAACTTTATACAGTACCTCCGGGCTAATGGTGGAG GGCCTGTACTTCCTAACCTATTTAATACCACAGGAGGAATGGTGCACCCCTCTAGTACTCCAATAGTACAACTCAGTCAGAACGGCTCCATCATTTCCACTCCAGTCAGCCAACCCCTAACTGTGTGTCCATCTCACTTACAAAATGGCAACATAACTGATCAGCCTAATCAAAGAAATTTCATTGAGAATTCTCCACAAGTGACCTTTGAACCTGCTGCCCAGTTAGAAGGGGATGCAACTAATGATGTTGGAGCTCTAGTCCAGACACAGGACTTGGCACAGCAGGCAGCGCAGCTATCGGGAGTGGCAGAGAGTGACCTTCAAAatgtttccatggaaactgATAACCAACCAAGTGACCTTGACACTGTACATTATTCTGTAAATGTTGTCAATATTAACCAGTCAGCTAATCCTGATGGAGTGAGACAGATGCTACAGATACCCAACACAAGTGAGGACAACCTAGGGCAGCCAGAGGGGCAAAAGTTTGGCAAGTTTAGTGGAAAGACTGTGATTGCAAGAGGAGCTAAAACGCACTGCTCCTCCAGCAAAAACACATCCAAATCTCCCTTTGTATCAAAGACAACAG GATCTGCGACTAAATCTTCTGGAACTCCACACAAGGGTCGTACACCACCTGTAAAGAAGTTCAAATGTCATTATGATGATAAGTGTACTTTCTCCTCGGCATATTTGAAAGATCTGGAACGCCACTTTAGGACGCACACTGGAGAGAAACCTTTTTCTTGTAAATACTGTGATCGGTCGTTCAGTAGAGTGGACAAGCTTCATCTTCACATGAGGGCTCATACTGGTGACAAGCCTTACAAATGCAAATTCT GTAACTACAGTGCTGTGGACAACAGTAGTCTTCGTAAACATGCGATTGTCCACACGGATGAGAGACCTCACAA GTGTCAGGTGTGTCCCTATGCGTGCCGTACCGCCAGTCAGTTGACTGTCCACCTGCGTACACACACTGGTGACAGTCCATTCCCGTGTCCGTTCTGTCCTGCTAAGTTTAAGATCAAGTCTGACCTTCGGCGCCACCTACGTGTACACACCGGTGAAAAGCCATACCAATGTTCCAAGTGTGATGCCAAGTGTGCCACGAAAG GTAACTTGGCCAGCCATGATCGTGTACATCACTCCTCCGAGAACCAGATGAAGTGTACAGTGTGTGATTTCTCCACATCATCAAAGAGAAGTTATAAAGAACACATTAAGGGCCATGAACCTGACGACCCAGACTGTGTGTGCCACGTGTGCCACTACAAGTGTTCCAACAGAGAGGTGCTCCGTAGCCACCTCGCCCGACACGAGAAGGAGAAAAGCTACAACTGCATGCATTGTTATTTTTCAACCAATCACAAGGCTAATTTGACTCTCCATATAAAACGTAGACACATGCAAATCGAGCCAAATATGACCAACCCAAAGGGCAGACGTACAAAGTCAACAGAAGTGAAGGCTTCAGGATTATCAGGAAAATTTTCTAAGGCTTTCACCTGTCACCTTTGCCCTGAATCATTTGTGAGGAAAGATTCTCTAAGAAGCCATGTCAGACTTCATGAAGAAATGGCCAATTCAACACTCACCACAGCTTTGACTGTGCTGAAACTGCAACAGCCTGTGATCAACGCCTCATCATCTAGTGGTCACAACCGAGTCAGCCAGCACAGCAAGGACTCTGAAGGATTGGTGGAGGGAGATAATGATATGGACCACAAAGGTCAAGGGCAGGTTAATAGGTCTTATGGGACAGACACTATACTGGTAAACCCTGAAACTAATGATCAAGATGAAAATGGGAGATATGAGGAAGTAGTGTATGACAATGCTTCTCCGTCACATATAGGGGAAGGTCAGGCCAATGTTACACAGGAGCTAGGACAAGATAAATTGGAATACCACAGAGAGGAACTGCACCATCAGAACATGGATATAATGAATACACAAGCACCAGAACTTAGTCAGATTGTATCTTCAGGTTACAATACATCTTCTGTGAGGTTGCCAGCCTCTATGGAGTCGACAGTGATAACGCTTGACATGCGAACCTTGTCTTCAGATGATATCACTATCGTAGAACCACAAGGTATAGCGGAGGCACGGAAGATGCTGTTACATAGACAGGCCCAGGATCAACAACAGATCAGGTCAACACAGGAAAAAGATGTTGTCTTGTCAAATCAGCAGATGTATCAACAGCTGAGGGTATCGGACCATGATGAGGCAAGTGATGTGAATAGATCAGAAACAGCAGATAGCTCCGATAGTCATCTAACTAAAAGAGAAGTGATAGAGAGACGGAACTGCAGTTCAGATAGTGACGGCTACAGaagagatatatatatttctcctTTAGAGCAAAAGATTTCAAGGGATGGAAATATATCCGAGGCTGAAAACAACAGATGCTTGGTACAGAATGTAACGGAGTGTCAAGATTCAGCGGTGTCAGAACATGTTCATTTCCAGCCTCAGACAATTCCAAGCATACAACTTGTTCAGAACATATCTTTTCCTGTAATTCGTCATCCTGCAGGCTTGATACTTCCTCCAGTAAATGGGCAGTCCCTTAGTCAGTTTGTGGGGAGAACCGTTCagccaggggagataactgccATGCAACAAGCAGAAATATCTACCCTCCCTCATGGGCATCTAGCCACATCTCAACTAGGCGAAGCTGACATGCTGccacaaaatataaattgtctTCAACAAAAATCTGTAGCATCTCCAGAAGGCATAAATGCAATGCAACAGAGGAGCTTAGATATGCTGCAGCAAGGGGACGTTAATGTTAGTCAAGAAAGGGGGATAACCACTCTTCAGCCAGGGGAGGTAACAAATCCTCTATCTCTCAATGCTCAGTTGCAGGATGGAGACACCCACTTGACTGTACCAATACAAGTCTTGCCTCAACAGACTAGTAGCCCGGGTTTCCAGATGATAGGAGGTGGTGTGCCTCAGATGATGAGTACAACAGGAAGTGGTCTACAGTTTGTCCTACCAACAACTGACAACAGCAGCACAGCTGGTCAAAAACTGGTGACTACTACTGGTAGGCAGACAGGAACTCATCCCACAATCAATGACAATGAACGGCCAGCCAGTAGGATAAATGATCAAGAATCTAGTGTCAGCAGAGATCAAATTTCTGAGGTGTCTCCAGGGCGGGTTACAGTCGCTTCTAACCTTCCACAAACTGGCAGCAGTGGCGATGATTTGGAGAGTATAATTGGTCAGAAAGTTCCTGGTAACAAGAGAGTCATAATTCCAATGTCAGTACACCAGACAATTAGTCTCGTTCATAACTCTCCTCTTGAGTCACAAATCCTTCAGACAGGGAATGCTGTTTCAAGCTTACCAATGGTGTCACCAACTTTACAAACTACAACCTCAGTTCCTCCTGTTGTAACACAGCTATTACATCCAGGAGTCCCAGCCCCTTCCTCTCCTGTAGTATCAAGGGCGCTCCCAACAGGAAACCTACTCCAGGCCCTGCCAATGGTACCACAGGTATTACAGACGGCGAGACACATTACCATGTCGCCTGAAGTGCCAGTAAGTAACGGCGGCCCTCAACGTTCTATGGTGTCTCAGATGGATAGCATTGTCTCCCCTGGTAGCCAGGACCTGGTGTCGATACCTGTGAATTTCATACGAGTGCCTCATATGG AAACATTGCCAGAATTACCCGAGCAGACAACAAAAGCACTAAGACATCCAGAGAAATGA